A genomic region of Azospirillum sp. TSH58 contains the following coding sequences:
- a CDS encoding nitrous oxide reductase accessory protein NosL: protein MNTSLRATLLAACLLLPLSACQQQKAETAPPPPVAITADAIGHYCGMNLADHPGPKGQILVGGRDRPVWLSSVRDTFAFTMLPEEAKDVRAIYVTDVGKAADPRKPDLTVWIEARKAWYVVGSRERGGMGEAEPFPFGDEVAARRFAADNGGTVKRFTEVTEDEILHPTLPSEQTAADEPAEQGGNHGGNHGGGHGAGHGGTP, encoded by the coding sequence ATGAACACCTCCCTGAGAGCCACGCTGCTGGCGGCCTGCCTGCTGCTGCCGCTGTCCGCCTGCCAGCAGCAGAAGGCGGAGACCGCCCCGCCGCCGCCCGTCGCCATCACCGCCGACGCGATCGGCCATTACTGCGGCATGAACCTCGCCGACCATCCCGGCCCGAAGGGGCAGATCCTGGTCGGCGGGCGGGACCGCCCGGTCTGGCTGTCCTCCGTCCGCGACACCTTCGCCTTCACCATGCTGCCGGAGGAGGCGAAGGACGTCCGCGCCATCTACGTCACCGATGTCGGCAAGGCCGCCGACCCGCGCAAGCCCGACCTGACGGTCTGGATCGAGGCGCGCAAGGCCTGGTACGTGGTGGGCAGCCGCGAACGCGGCGGCATGGGCGAGGCCGAGCCCTTCCCCTTCGGCGACGAGGTCGCCGCCCGCCGCTTCGCCGCCGACAACGGCGGCACGGTCAAGCGCTTCACCGAGGTGACCGAGGACGAGATCCTCCACCCCACGCTTCCCTCGGAACAGACCGCCGCCGACGAGCCGGCGGAGCAGGGCGGCAATCATGGCGGCAACCATGGTGGCGGTCACGGCGCCGGGCATGGAGGCACGCCATGA